The genome window TGGGGCGCGTCGCAATGGGGGAATTTCGAGCGGCAGATCAAGCGCGTTTTTCCCGAGCGCGAGTTTGTGGAATTATCCCTGGATCATCCCGTTTTCAAAGGCGTCTTCGAGTTGCCCGGTCCCAAGAACAAGCTGCAAGTGCCCAACGTGGTGATCGGCCGGCAGGCGGAATCCACCGGGATCACCTGGGAAGTCAAGGAAGGCGAGCCCTGCACCGAAGTCCACATCAAAGCCATGATGGACGACAAAGGCCGCATGATGGTCCTGGCGTGCCACAACACGGATTACGGGGATGGCTGGGAACGCGAAGGCGAAGACACTTACTTCTTCCACCGGTTCGCGGAGAACATTTCGTATCCGATGGCGATTAATATTATTCTCTACGCGATGACACATTGAGCCGGCGCACGAAGAATTCTATGAGAAAAGAGCAAGTGAATTATCTGCAAGTGAGCGATCCGTCCAGGCAATGGGTGGCTGACCGCTTGACGACGTTGTTGAATGACGAGTCGATCGTGCCGTCGTTCCCGGACGTAGCCATCCGGCTCTGTTCCCTGGTGCAGAACGACAGCACCACCATGGCCGACTTTGCGAAAGTCATCATGCTGGACACGGCACTGGCAGCGCGCTGCCTTCAGGTGGCCAGTTCGATTGGGTTCGCCGCCCGGCAAATCGACAGCATCGATCAGGCGCTCATGCTCATCGGCATCCAGCAGGTCCGCCGCATCGCGCTGGCGGTGGCGACCGTCGGAGCTTTTTCAGAGTTCAAGGCCAAAGTGGATTAGCGGCGATTCTGGCTGCACAATGTCTTGGTCGCGCGGCTGACGGACCGGGTGGCCTGCATTTTCCGGCCGACCAACGGCATGGAATATTTGGCCGGGTTGATGCACGACGTGGGGAAGCTTTTTATCGAGCATTATTTCCCCAAGGAGTTTGAACAAATCCTGGCTGGCGCGCTCGCCAAACAGTGCAATCATGCGGCGATGGAACGGGAGATTCTCGGCCTGGATCACACGCAGATCGGCGCGGCCTTGTGCGAACGCATGCACGCCCACAACCACATCCTGCGTTCGGTCTGGTTCCATCATGACCCTTTGCATGTTGACCACGCCGCCGATCCGCTCGGCGACGGCGGATTCCTGGCCGTTTGCGTCGGCATCGGCGACCGCCTGGCCAACAGCAATCCGGCCTCGCAGGAAGACCTGGGTCACGCCTCCGAACTGATCGAACACTCCCCCGAATGGATCTTTCTCCAAAACATCTACCTGCCTCACAAACTTGAACTCGATCTGCCGCGTGAGATCAAGAAAGCCGAGGAAGAACTGACGATGTTCATGGCGTAAGTTGAGTGCCAGCCATTCTGTGCGTGAAACCTGGTAAGGACGCGTTCCACCGCGTCCCTGACTTCCCCCTCGAAAGGCAGAGAAGTCAGGGACGGAGTGGAATCCGTCCTTACCAGTTCATGGGCAGTTTCCACGATTCTTCGATCGCCCATTGGGGCCATGAACGACGCCTCGTTTGCAGTCCCGGCTTTAGCCGGTCGGGAGCACAGGAACCGCCCAAAGGCGCCTAAAGGCGGGACGACAAACCAACGCCTGTTCATGGAGAGAACTGCTGCTTGGGACGCGAGGAAAGCTCGACAAATCTGCCGTCTCCAGTTATAGAGGCGCTTGCCACTTCGGCTGAGTCCGTCGCTGGCCATTCGGGATGAATAAGATCGATTTGCAGGGAAAGAATGCGGTAGTCACCGGCGCCGCCCGGGGCATCGGTTTCGCCATCGTTCAACGGCTGCTGGCCTCCGGCGCCCGGTGCAGTCTTTGGGACGTTGACCGGGAAGCCTTGAACTTGGCGGTCAGTTCACTGGATGGCCTGGGCGAATTTGACCTGCAGGTTGTGGACATCACGCGGCCCGCGGCCGTGGGAGCGGCGGCTGAAAGCACGGTTCGCCGCTTCGGATCGATCGATATTCTGGTCAACAACGCCGGGATCGCGGGCGTCTCCAAAACGCTGTGGGAATGCACGCCCGAAGAATGGTTCCAGGTTCTTAACCTGGACCTTTACGCCGTTTACCTTTGCTGCCACGCGATCGTCCCGAAGATGCTGGAGAAGAAATACGGACGCATCGTCAACATCGCCTCCATCGCCGGCAAAGAGGGCAACCCGAACGCCTCCCATTACAGCGCCGCCAAGGCCGGCGTGATCGGCCTGACGAAATCGCTCGGCAAGGAACTGGCGCAAAGCGGCGTGCTCGTGAATTCCGTCACCCCGGCGGTCATTGAGACGGACATCCTCAAACAGGTATCCAAGGAACACATCGCTTACATGGTGTCGCGCATTCCGATGGGCCGGACGGGGCTCAAGGAAGAAGTCGCGGCGCTGGTCGCGTGGCTGTGTTCTGCGGAGTGTTCCTTCAGCACCGGCGCGGTGTTTGATATTTCCGGCGGACGGGCGACTTACTGATTTTTCCCATGAAAAAATACAACGTTGGCGTCATCGGATACGGCTGGGTAGCGACCGCGCACATCCCCGCGATCAACGGCACCAAACAAGCCCAGGTCACGGCGGTTTGCTCCTCGCGCCCCCAAAACCCCAAAGAACTCAGCCACAAATACGGCAGCGACATCTCGGTTTACAACGACGTGGACGCGATGCTGGCCAACCCGCGGATTCACGCGGTCAGCGTGTGCAGTTTTCCGTATCAGCACGCCGAACACGTCATCGCGGCGGCCCGGGCGGGCAAGCACATCATCGTGGAAAAACCGCTCGCCCTTTCCTGGAAGGATTGCCAGGCGATGGAAGCGGCGGTGAAGAAGGCTCGGGTCAAAACCTGCGTGTGCTTCGAGTGCCGCTATTCGAGCCAGTTCTTGACCACCAAGGCTGTGATCGACGCCGGATTGCTCGGGACGCTGCACTACGGCGAGATCGATTATTACCATGGCATCGGACCCTGGTACGGCCAGTTCC of Verrucomicrobiota bacterium contains these proteins:
- a CDS encoding HDOD domain-containing protein: MHNVLVARLTDRVACIFRPTNGMEYLAGLMHDVGKLFIEHYFPKEFEQILAGALAKQCNHAAMEREILGLDHTQIGAALCERMHAHNHILRSVWFHHDPLHVDHAADPLGDGGFLAVCVGIGDRLANSNPASQEDLGHASELIEHSPEWIFLQNIYLPHKLELDLPREIKKAEEELTMFMA
- a CDS encoding SDR family oxidoreductase; its protein translation is MNKIDLQGKNAVVTGAARGIGFAIVQRLLASGARCSLWDVDREALNLAVSSLDGLGEFDLQVVDITRPAAVGAAAESTVRRFGSIDILVNNAGIAGVSKTLWECTPEEWFQVLNLDLYAVYLCCHAIVPKMLEKKYGRIVNIASIAGKEGNPNASHYSAAKAGVIGLTKSLGKELAQSGVLVNSVTPAVIETDILKQVSKEHIAYMVSRIPMGRTGLKEEVAALVAWLCSAECSFSTGAVFDISGGRATY
- a CDS encoding HDOD domain-containing protein, whose product is MRKEQVNYLQVSDPSRQWVADRLTTLLNDESIVPSFPDVAIRLCSLVQNDSTTMADFAKVIMLDTALAARCLQVASSIGFAARQIDSIDQALMLIGIQQVRRIALAVATVGAFSEFKAKVD